The Erigeron canadensis isolate Cc75 chromosome 1, C_canadensis_v1, whole genome shotgun sequence genome segment taaaaaataaaaaaaatacaggcAGATTAAGAAGAGATAAACTAACCATTTGATGTATCAGAAAAACCTCTTGTGCAGAGTCGGCCAGTTAAAACATTTTTGATGAGacgttgtatatatttttaaataaaaaaaaaaataacagatCAAGAAAGATGGTGATTTAGTAATAAACAGAGAAAATGGTCCCAAAAAGCAAATAAggaagaagataaagaacagaAAAATGGGCTTTAATTGGTTAATGTAGAATTGTAGAtgggaatgtatgtatgtatgtagttTGGAAAGTGAAATAGTTGTAAGTTATTAAAGTGTGTGTGTGATGAAATCTAAGTCCAAATCCAAATTCAAAGACAAGGTCTAAAGGGTAGATTTGGTAAAGAGTACTTGGGGAAAAAAAGATACTTCCTTCACCTTCTTCTTTACTTAAAAAAACTACTaatttcttttccttcttttttacTCTATCTAAATCATTTCTATAGTAATATATCATGACTATAGTCTAGTTGAAGTAATGCCTTTACATTTATTTATGcttatatttaaaacattataccaaatttataaaaatttggaagAGATGGACACTGAAGTAAAGTAATCCAACCTTTGCTTTTCATCATActataaaacattatttttacTATTTAAGTCAAAGCTTTACTAAATAGAAACCAAAAAGTTCTCACATTTTATGATTCGAAGAAAACGTTATTGATCAAATATCTTAGAGTGATTGTTAACAAATACtagtaaaatataaatacagGGAGAATTTGgctatatataacaatatattgtTTAAAAGTTAGATATGATGCTAGCCTATTTAAATTAGTTTGTCTGAACTGGAAAGTATCCGCACAATGTAACAGCAGCAATAGGTGGTGGTGACGGCAACAAGTGGTGGTAGTGGTGCGGTGACAAGTGGTGGTAGTAGTTGTGGTGATGACGTCGACGAGTAGTGTAAGTTATCGatataaaaaatgatgatgTAGTTATCTTATGTGTTAATTATATGCATTTCAAGTAGATTTTATAGATATTTCATGTAGAGATGTTTGaaataatgaataaagaagaagcATTTTGAGTTATCAATTTCttagttggaaaaaaaaggaataaatgttttataatgtaactATGTTTTTTATCCGCACGATGTGTGATcgttaaattgattttttaatgcttttaaaattttacgttgacaaataaatttataataaacaacatttatataaaaaatatatgtataaataattgaATGTATTTAAAAACCAAGCTCTCTTAATAATAgaaaatatcattattacttatattcagatttaattagattttaaaaaagaaaagagaaacgGAAACCACTATGTCTTTACTCTATACAGTCAACTTTTTAGTTTTGTACTTTTTATttaaggtgtggatcatttgctcatAACATaagggatctagcttacgttgtcttaacttgGTCTGCGCTAGAAGTGCTCAATCATTAAACTATTAGGAGAAGTACTTTTTAGTTTTGTACTGCAACACAATAAAATCTAAATGAAAATTAActaacaataaaatataataagaaaaaacatcCATATATCAATAAAGTTTGAATGAACAATGaactaacaataaaaaaataaaattagaacaTATACATTTGCATACCTAATGATATGTGCCGGCATTTGTAACATATATGTAGAATTTTGATTCGggtttttgaaaaaatcaaTTTGAATGGATGTCAATAAAAGTAATGGTTAGCTATTTTGTTGAGaggtattattatttaatcatGTTTTTGAGTTGTCTTTgagttttgattaattttctTCCTGTATTAATGAACAAATCAATTTTGTGATAGTTGCtttatgggaaatgataaataTGTATGGAAAATCTTTTTTCAATATGGTGGAGGATTTATGTCTTCCTATAAAATTGGATGTAATtagtgaaatatatataatttatactttttcatatatcttGTACGGGAAATATTGAAGTATTATATTGGATTTATgagatttgaaagatttatttggatattattaatataaataaatagaaataaatattGTGACAAAATTATGGAGATAACACATAGGATTTAAGCTTATGTAGCAATGTCATAACATAGCTTTGAATTGAAGAGGCTTTAGTCTGGTTAAGTACTGTTTTATATagatactaggttttttacctgcacgatgtgcggctatttaaaTATTTGCGTGATCATTTAAAATATCGTTAATGAAATATAGAAAACTAATCTAGATGTAAAGATATGTTGATGATTGGTAGAAGTATTTTTTGCTAAATTATACATCCATATTATTCATTGGCCCTTGTATTCATTGGAGTTTAGTAATAGTTGTAGTTTATGGTTGATAAATGTACTCGAATTACTTGAAATCTACATAGTTTTAAAGTTATCTCTTACCATGATGTGTGCTATTTTGCATCCTTATAAACAATGAACATTCTTAAATGTTAAGAAACAAAATCGTTagtgatttatatatataagaaaaaaaataagggaGATTgatataaaactcaaaaaaatataaaattaaacctATGTTACACAATACAAAGTACATACCTtctaatttgataaacataaagAAGTGGATATTTCCATAACCGATGATTCAAAGTTATTTGATCCGAAAATTATTGGAGAACTATagttcaagatatatatatatatatatatatatgttcttacaAGACTAAATTAAACATTGTGTAGAAAAAAATTGAGaggaaaataaaacatatatcaatctaaaataacatatttcaaTCTAAAATAGATGAATTTTAATACCTATATAGTATTCAAAATAAGTATATtagattattctttttttaaatattacataacatCTTTGAGGTAGTCTTATTTTCTAGAATATATACATGTTCATgcattttttagttaattattagTGGCAAATATTTACTTTTGAAAATCacttatttattatattgagAAACTTTTGCCAAACAAATTTAGAAATGGATTTAAAtgtgttatttatttgtttattttctttatatatatgtatatgtatatatgtatatctatatatctaataaaacaatagttatcctagctttttaaaatcatccaactcaacttaaaattatctttagattttgccacataagatatttcctatgtgtcatctttatgaatttttcccatttaatatatactacattccttttttgttacaatatcaataaaataaaatcacaacatattatgaataaaataatcaacttttaatttatttccaaataaataattactAGCACCTTTTTtccaatatataagtttattaattactaacatatagaagcgtctatatcaatatgtgttttatactaaatcaatataacaagtttatttcacaaaattgttgttgctaattgtttgtatgtattctaatattttgtttgtccACTCATTTATGCAGTGGATTTGActatttagaaaattttttgaatatttgatttttaaatattttcaattattttatataatttttttatcgAAACATTGCTTATTAGAGATTTTATTGATTCAatactaaaagttttgaaatataatctaagagccgcacatcgtgcgggaaaaaaatccttgtatataaataaaaatataagagaaatattgtaaaaaagtgTGGAGATGgcacataagatttatcctatgtggcaatatttaaagatAGTTTTAGAATTGAGGAAGACTTTAAATTGTTAAGAttcctaatattttaataattatatagattaattaataCGGATGATTTTATTTCgcttttaaaatttaaacgaGGCAAATGGAGTTTAATTTATCTTGGCACCAAAATGATGACCACAATACACACAAACGCTTTAAACCTTTTcttattaagaaaattttagGCTTGTggagatttatcattttccatatttaaACTTACAAGCCCAAATTATATGAACTTATGAAGTTGGGCTCAGATTAACCCAAAGTTCGATTGTTTTTTGTTAGAGAAAAGCTTTATCAAATGGGCCCATGATTTAATCTGATGGAGTGGTTTAAATTTGTATATTAGTTATGTAATGGATCAGCGAAATTGTTCAAGAACTTCAGGGTCGATTTTATAGATTAAGTTGTTCTGATAGTGAAGTAAAGAATCTTGGTTTTGTGATAATAGTCCATATCATCGTCTTTCGGTCAATATAGTATTCAGGTGTTAATAACAAATGCATATCAAAAACTAGTTCGGTGTTCATAGCTTTTTGCCAATCCAAATGTTTTGTTGGTAGTCTTTTAGAAAGGCAACCTGAAAACGTACAATGGTTGaatacttgatatatatatatagtaatatcaCTTAGCTTGGTGAACACATATATTCTTGTAGTTCTCTTCTTTATATTTTACAGTACATCAAACTTAATTGGGGTCAGTCAGAAAACCATAGAAATATGCATTATTCACGAGATGGGTCAAATATTGTTTATAGAGAAATTAAACATAGAGAGGAGGAGCTAGTGTAATTACAAGAGTACGTACAATCATGCATACCTTACAAGAAAACTTTGAGATTGACATATATGGTGCACTTAACATATACAAATCTTCCTCCAATTTGTTCTCCAAAGAGAAACATAGCTATTGGTGGTGCAATGACGACGCCGGGTTAATATGCCACATAGCCAGATACATACACCATCTATGTATATACTCATACTAGCCAACTCGGCGTCCCTCATTGCACCACTAACAACCATGTTTCAAAATTTATGTGACATACCatcatatagtatatatatattaattaggaAACCAAAAATTAATAGAAGCTGATGAAATCTAAATTAAGAATGAGACTAAATGCGACTAATTATTGATAATTAGCTAGCTACATATGCTTGAGATAACAATTGAACACCTCTTGCCACCTTATATAGAGTCACCAATGTCCCTCCCCACTTCAACCTATAGATGCTCATAGGATGATGCTCTTCATTTGGTGTTTGGTGATCCCCTTATCAACGGTGTTGGTTTGATCCGTACGCTAGCAAATGATATATCGTTTTCTGGATTTATTCGACTTTTTTACTACTCCGTCACACGAATATGATTCCTAACTCACAAAAAGTAAGTGATATAGAAATCAATCTTCTTTACTTATAACTTTGTATATGACGACATATACATCATATGGAATCAACAAAAGAAAGAACCACCCACTTGCTCCCAACATATTATGCTGACagtgaattaataaaaatacaccAATTAATCTGTTACCGAACTTTATCAATATTCAATTCGGATGTGCATACTAATTTATTAACTTGTTATTAGTAAAGTGCCAATATAAATCAAACTTCATATGCAGCAAAAGAGAATATATCATTTATAAACCAGCTTTGATTAACTTAAACTATATATGATCATAATTGTGAATCAATATGTGTACtaataaatactatataaacCCACCActaattttacaaaatatactACAACAAGACTTTATACACTGAAGTTTCCACACTATCAGAgctaaaaaaaagagagagagagctaaaaataaagtaaaatgtgaaaagaaaagaaacgaaAAACACTTCAGATTCTATTCTTCATCACCAGAGACACTAATTTTGTGTTGGGTTTGAAGTACTTGGCGGGCGTTTCCTCAAACTAGCTTCCACGGATGTCTCGGACGTATTCATGGATGCTTTCATATTAGATGGAGTTGTAGGAATTGAGGTAAGAGAAGAAGTCAGTAATCTTCTTGGTTTACTTCTATCTTTGACCGAAAACGATGTGATCAAAGGAGAGCACGAAACAATATGatgaaagaaaatcaaagaaattaAGAAACCGAATACTTTGTAATTAGCCATAGTGTTTGTCTTTTTACAGGATTCTCGATATATTCTTGAACCTTGGTGCTAAGAAGATGAgatgaatgaaatgaaatatcgATTTCTTGTATAGAAATTAAAGATGGCCAAATGTTATAACTTGATGCTACTTATGGTCAAGTCTGACAATGCATGTGTAATGTTACCTATtactataaataatatatgaaaagaaaggaTTATAAAGCTAGAGAGAAACAAGTGTAAAGTGTGGTTTGATTTTGTAAAAGTTTTATACTAAATACGCGTTTTAATTAGatgatttattttatgtaaaaagGGGAAATGTGGGATGGGCAGGGGTGGGTCTTGACTCCTTTATGGTAACATAGACCACACGGGTGGATGAGCATATGTGGTTGGACCAGCATGGGTCATTGACTGAtcattttgtatgtattttttggATCTGCATACGCATTTATATACAGAATATCTTGGTAGTTTATAAGGttccaaaataaaataaacatgaTCAGGAGCAGCTCCGGTACAACGTATGGCGGTTTGTCAGCTTATGATGCAGATTGGATATTTTAATATAACTATGTGTTGAACTAAACTTAATAAACCAGTATAACTGAAGCAACTTGGCAAGTTAGCCGTTACGGCCCTCCAAAAGATGACTGGCCCGGTTTTGGGATCACTTTGAAGAATTGTTGTATACTGTTGGTTTTGAGACCCATGCCTTTGTTTTGATAACTTTTTCCTAACGAGTGTAAAAGAGTCTAACTAACTATGAATGCATTGATTTTTAACCGTTTTTTATAGTATGTATGATGTATCGATCTTCCATCTTTGAAATCTCAGATTgaatgcatatatatacttgCCATAGCAAAATTAGCAAGCAATTTGATGAGGTGGACCAGTTAACCTGTAATGCATTGatctttcaaatttttcaaCCGTCTATTATGAAGATATTGAATGATTCTACTGAACATGCATATGACATTTTCAGCTCTATACACATTTCCAATTGttgtaattatatacatacagtaATAAATACACTTTAATTTATTACTGTAGTTGGAAAAAAAGTAAACATAAAACAATCTCATTCTTCATCATTGAACAAAAACCCCTTTCTCTCTAGCTTCCCATAAAGGATGCATCAATATAAAGTTGGATAAGGATGATTGAACATAAATTGACAAAAGAAGCTACTAAAATGGTCGTACTAAACTAGTTTTAGTTGGCCTGACTAGTTCTGTTTGGAACATTAGTTCGGCCGGTTTAAGTTTGTTCTTTTTTGCGTAGCAAGTTGGGATATGAAACATGTGAAGCAGAGACTACAAATGGTAATCTTGCTTTGAATTATATGTGGGCAAATCTAGAAAGAATATTAAAGATTTAGAAACATGGGTGCTCATGTGACCCCTGCACATGATATCACATCATCCCCCTTTTGTTGAAAAGTCTTGATTCAAATTAGAACTTTCCATGACCACAAGCACCCACAGCTCATCTTAGCTGTGTAACCTTTTCAAAAGCCCGATTCATGCATAACCACCACACGGTCCACACACCAACGCTTTCATGGAACCCCTCTTGTTTTCCGTTCAGCTTGGGTGTATTTCCACTGTAAAGCGAAACCCCTTTTCAACCTCCATGATTGATCATCTTTCTACTCGTGTATATAGATGAAATAACTGTCATGTGTTTAAATAAGTAATTCTGCTAATACACATTGGTTGCAGGATTAGCTGGACAGTGCCAGTCATTTAATTAGCATAATCTGTAGTTAAAACAACATAACTTTGAAGCAGAAACTGTGTGCCTTTTTCTAGTTTAAGAGATCCCTCGAGAAAAAGAACATGACCTGATATAGGTATCAAAATTCGAATCCCGAGGCTCTTCCCAGATCCTCTAATGCTGCTGAAGTACACTTATACataatttaacttaattaagatACCATTCAGGGACTGCAGGAAAACATGAGGCAGAAATTCAGATTAGGTCGAGTTACAAATATTCATACATGAGTACTAATGATCATATAACTGTAACATATGCACCAGAGGTGGCAAATTCTACCTGGTTACGTATCAAATTTGGTTGCTATGTATCTTAATTGGTCAAATACAGCATCTGACTACTAATGGAACGGGTCAGAGGGGTTTAAAAGCATCAAAGTAgagatatttaaaaatttagacTGTTCTTGAGATGATatttttgtagtcatgtttaaATGATCAATTATTTGATTAAAGTTGAAAATGATGAGCCAGGGAACGTGGTCGGGTCAAGAAACCTACCTGACCTGTTTTGCCCGGCACTGAAATTGGCCagtaacacatatatatacatatatacatatatttacgtCTATACGTACATATGTGTGTAACAGAGATATTTATCAAGAATCTGTGAATAGTTTATACAAGAATGAGAAAATACATTCAAAAGTACCGAAAAATTGTTGCATGCCATACTTCACCATCCAACAATATCTACTGAAGTTTTGTCCTTCCAATCAACATTGCTATAACCAAATAATCTCACAAAACATGAAACCAACTCTTCCTGAATCACTTCTTCATCAGGAAGCTCCACATCAGTTTCCTTCCTCAACGATGTAACCTCCTTATCAGCAATTCCACAAGGCACAATATGTTTAAAGTAAGACAAATCAGGGTCAATGTTGTAAGCCAACCCGTGAGAAGTAATCCCAGATGAAATCCGAACTCCAATTGCACCAATCTTTCCATCCCCAACCCATACTCCCGTCTCGCATTTCCTCTGACCATGAGCTTTGACCCCATATAAAGACGATAAATCAATCATAGTTGACTCaagattttcaacatattttcTAGCACCAAGCCCGATATCTCTTAAAGAGACAATAGGATATAAAATCGCTTGATGTGGACCATGAAATGTAATATCACCACCCCTTTGTGTATAGTGAAGCTCAGCACCCATATTCTTAAGTTCATATTCAGGAACGAGTAAATTGTAGTCCGTTCGACGCTTGCCAAGTGTATAGGTAGGTGGATGTTGTAGTGACAAAAGGGTGTCAGATATCTTACCGATTTTCCTATCAGAAGCCAGCTTCTCTTGCAATTTTAGCGCTTCCAGGTAATTCACCGTCCCCAATCTCCATACCTCAAGATTACGAGGAATTCTCATTCCTGTAAAAGCGAAAATATATATCACATATAGTTTCATATGCTTGTAATATTCAGTAAAACAGTTCCATTAGTAAAACTAAACCGATAACAGCATTCTAACTAATAAATGTAGATATCCACACTGAAGTCGTTGCATAGAAAGTCAGCATTCTAACTAATAAAACAtcgttttattttatctaagcTCTTCAAAGTATTAAAAATAGGCATATACATCAACAATTAGTATTTCACCTATTATAATTCAAATTAATcgatcataataataatacccaGTTGATAATTTGACATCAGAGacttaaaaagaagaaaaaattgaGAGTCAGTTTGGCATTTTAACAAACAGGTTATGTGCATcagtttgataatatgattgaTTACCTGAAGATCGAATCTGGACCGATGAGAAAAATCACAGTGATAACTTTGTCAACGGGATAGCAATGATATTTGCCGGCCGTAATGCCTTTTATCCAAAAAACTGGATAAATTTTAAACAAGAAGATTGTCAATGgggattattaatttattattactgtatatattgaaaagtgTAATAAAAGGGaataaaataatgtaaatatattacgtattatgttatttaatttataaattaggTATTTAACAAGCTCttgtaacttttaaatttataccagcatgagtgttttttttttcgatATTTGTTCTTTTCATGATGTTTCTCGAGGATGATAAATAGAGTGaggaaaatataattttatgaaaCCTCACTcgacaatttatatttttttgctaTACGAGAacagtacccgcgcgttgtagCGGCCGTCGAGTTAGTggcagtgagatggtggggtgacaggtcatagagtgtgattggtcataggaggtgataggtcatagagtgtaatagccaaatgtcttagccgtccgctatcggatttaaaaactcgtcaaaagtatatcgaatgacatctctaatgaaaaaacatgaaattttaagaacacccatataattttaagtaaatgttaaacttaaaatttagacaaagctttttttgctttataatataatatagacagtataaaagtatagatactAAACAATGTATTTAATTACTTAGTCTTATAAATCATACTTTTAAGAGTTCTACTGttaagaaataaaatttataaaaaaaaaaggtattactaataaatttatgttgattatcaaatttgataattaaaaagtttggaAATTTGTCAtttccaaaaagaaaagaaaaagaagaaaacggATATTTGACAACATGAGATAATGTTTTTAGAAAGTTTACATTAGACATTTCTAATTGATAAATTaggtatttttcttttaattaagtCTAGGTTATAAACAAAGAAACTCTaaattattatacatttatagaaaaacataataaaaatgtcaaatgcaaaatataaaatacatacaaGTAATATTGTGGATATTTTTTGATGATCTGACCATTGAACTAACCAGGAAAAATTGTGTAGAATTTACATAAtgcaaaatatcattttgatagatatatataaattcatataGATACAGCAGCCAcaaatattatcataaattcaatagatatatataaattcatggACACCATCATAATAAACCATTTTCCATCTAAACTACTACACCATCATTGGAAAGCATTTTAGTACAGTAGCCACAAGTATTATGATAACTAGTAGTGATCCAAATTTTAGTACAGCAGCTACAAGTTTCATCTTAAGTAGTGATCCAAAATAAATTTTCATCTTAAGTAGTGCAGCCACACGTATATCATTATCAAAAGCTTCACAAAAACAAGTACAGCAGCCACCACCAGATACCCATATTACTCTTCCAACATGAACTTCACAAAAGCCACTCGATCATCTCCTTCCAAATTCCAAAAGTTTAACACCGCTTCTGGCTCATGCATGATCTTTCGACTAGCCTTGAACTTGTCCATAAGAGACATTGATGGAATTTTGGAAATTTCGGCACTCACCATGGATGTTTTATCTTGCAATTCTACTTCAGCTTTCAACAAATTAGCCGATGCTTCACGGAGTTCTTTACCAAGTAAAGCAACTGCATTGCTGATTTCCTTAAAAGGATCAAGtctacttttcttttttctattacGAGCACTTGAAACTTCTTCACTTTGCACATTTGTAGTAGTAGGTGTAGCATGGCTAACTTCAGTGGGCTCATCAAGGTTGTCTTCCGTGTGTTGCGATTGTTCTTCCAAGTTTGCATCATTTTCCATCTCAATGAAATCTCTAACTCTGTCACCTTGAGCTCTATCTTTCCCAAACACACTACACAGATCTTGATAATGAGGAAAAGGTTTATTCCTCCATTTAACAGCCCCTTTGTGTGtctagaaacataaaaaaaaaaaaaacaagtaactATTTTACTAAAACAAAATCTAATTTAGATCAGCcatgttatttatatttataaaagctAATAAAGTTTAACAACATACCGCGATGAAAGATTCCCACACTGCTGGTTCAAAAACAGTTCCACACTTGTTGACGTTATCATAACCAAATCCACTTGTGTTTGTACCAGTCACCATATCATAAACGACCTGCCAATCctttttcattgtttttatcCTTGACTCGATATGAGGTTTACCCGTTATACCTGCATCAGGGAGTGATACTTTTAAAGCTTGCTCTAAGTGAAGCAAATACCCAGACTTAAAACCATTGTCAGCTTTGTAACCATTGTCAACATTTACCAT includes the following:
- the LOC122593039 gene encoding octanoyltransferase LIP2, mitochondrial yields the protein MRIPRNLEVWRLGTVNYLEALKLQEKLASDRKIGKISDTLLSLQHPPTYTLGKRRTDYNLLVPEYELKNMGAELHYTQRGGDITFHGPHQAILYPIVSLRDIGLGARKYVENLESTMIDLSSLYGVKAHGQRKCETGVWVGDGKIGAIGVRISSGITSHGLAYNIDPDLSYFKHIVPCGIADKEVTSLRKETDVELPDEEVIQEELVSCFVRLFGYSNVDWKDKTSVDIVGW